A region from the Streptomyces sp. 3214.6 genome encodes:
- a CDS encoding beta-galactosidase codes for MRARYDDDLDTLNHAWGTIFWSQWYYDWDQILPPRATGAVPNPTHRLDWRRCRTQDSGPTRRRVTGLFPAPPSTASAPQLTHLVRPFTLPSRARARPAQSDGGRTRPPPPSRSEPRAPRIRR; via the coding sequence CTGCGCGCCCGCTACGACGACGACCTGGACACCCTCAACCACGCCTGGGGCACCATCTTCTGGAGCCAGTGGTACTACGACTGGGACCAGATCCTGCCGCCCCGCGCCACCGGCGCCGTCCCCAACCCCACCCATCGGCTGGACTGGCGCCGTTGCCGGACGCAGGACTCCGGGCCGACTCGCCGACGCGTCACCGGGCTCTTTCCGGCACCACCCTCTACGGCGTCGGCACCACAACTGACGCACCTCGTACGTCCGTTCACCCTTCCGTCCCGGGCCCGGGCACGGCCGGCACAGAGCGACGGTGGACGAACGCGACCACCGCCCCCGTCCCGATCAGAGCCGCGAGCGCCCCGAATCCGTAGGTGA
- a CDS encoding arabinofuranosidase catalytic domain-containing protein: protein MGTTRTRRHPLAGRGDVRRLLAALRRRGRPDNVPYRAHVPVPECSSGSRRRVFARAGAAAVLVVGTLAGTTATAGTARADTSGPCDIYAAGGTPCVAAHSTTRALYASYNGPLYQVRRASDNTTRNVGVLSAGGYADAAAQDSFCSGTTCLITIIYDQSGRGNNLTQAPGGGAAGGPDNLANATAAPTTVGGHKAYGVFVAPGTGYRNNHTSGIATGDNPEGMYAIFDGTHYNGGCCFDYGNAETDSNDDGNGTMEAIYFGNIKVWGYGAGPGPWIMADLENGLFSGVNQHYNANDPTINHRYTTAIVKGGPNHWAIRGGNAQSGGLSTFYDGPRPNVPGYNPMRKQGAIILGIGGDNSKGAQGTFYEGVMTSGYPSDATENSVQANITAAGYSNSSGGTSTGALHAVGAGKCLDVPNSSTTAGAQLQIWDCSGAANQTWTRTSSGQVTVYSGSSQMCVDAYNNQTSAGTKVVTWPCNGGANQQWQLNSDGTVTGTQSGLCLDVSGASTANGALAELWTCNGQSNQQWSLS from the coding sequence ATGGGAACCACACGTACGAGACGCCACCCGCTGGCCGGGCGCGGTGACGTGCGACGGTTACTCGCGGCGCTACGGCGCCGTGGCAGGCCGGACAACGTGCCGTACCGGGCACACGTCCCTGTGCCGGAGTGCTCGTCCGGCTCCCGTCGGAGAGTGTTCGCCCGTGCGGGGGCCGCGGCCGTGCTCGTGGTCGGCACGCTGGCCGGCACCACGGCCACGGCGGGTACGGCCCGTGCCGACACGTCCGGGCCGTGCGACATCTACGCGGCAGGCGGTACACCCTGCGTGGCGGCGCACAGCACGACGCGAGCGCTGTACGCCTCGTACAACGGGCCGCTCTACCAGGTCCGGCGTGCCTCGGACAACACCACCCGGAACGTCGGCGTCCTGAGCGCGGGCGGATACGCCGACGCCGCCGCCCAGGACTCGTTCTGCTCGGGGACCACCTGCCTCATCACGATCATCTACGACCAGTCCGGCCGCGGCAACAACCTCACCCAGGCGCCCGGGGGCGGTGCCGCCGGCGGCCCCGACAACCTCGCGAACGCGACCGCCGCGCCCACCACGGTGGGCGGCCACAAGGCCTACGGCGTTTTCGTGGCGCCCGGCACGGGTTACCGCAACAACCACACCAGCGGCATCGCGACCGGGGACAACCCCGAGGGCATGTACGCGATCTTCGACGGCACGCACTACAACGGCGGCTGCTGCTTCGACTACGGCAACGCCGAGACGGACAGCAACGACGACGGCAACGGCACCATGGAGGCCATCTACTTCGGCAACATCAAGGTGTGGGGCTACGGCGCCGGACCCGGCCCGTGGATCATGGCCGACCTGGAGAACGGCCTGTTCTCCGGGGTGAACCAGCACTACAACGCGAACGACCCGACCATCAACCACCGGTATACGACCGCCATCGTCAAGGGCGGCCCGAACCACTGGGCGATTCGTGGCGGCAACGCGCAGTCCGGCGGTCTGTCCACCTTCTACGACGGACCGCGTCCCAACGTCCCGGGCTACAACCCGATGCGGAAGCAGGGCGCCATCATCCTGGGCATCGGCGGCGACAACAGCAAGGGCGCCCAAGGCACCTTCTACGAGGGCGTGATGACCTCCGGCTACCCGTCGGACGCCACCGAGAACTCGGTCCAGGCCAATATCACCGCGGCCGGATACAGCAACTCCTCCGGCGGGACGAGCACCGGCGCGCTGCACGCGGTGGGCGCGGGCAAGTGCCTGGACGTGCCGAACTCGTCCACCACGGCCGGTGCGCAGCTGCAGATCTGGGACTGCAGCGGCGCCGCCAACCAGACCTGGACCCGCACGTCGTCGGGCCAGGTGACCGTCTACAGCGGCAGCAGCCAGATGTGCGTGGACGCTTACAACAACCAGACGTCCGCAGGCACCAAAGTGGTGACCTGGCCGTGCAACGGCGGTGCCAACCAGCAGTGGCAGCTGAACTCCGACGGCACCGTCACCGGCACCCAGTCCGGACTCTGCCTCGACGTCTCCGGCGCCTCCACCGCCAACGGCGCACTGGCCGAACTCTGGACGTGCAACGGTCAGTCCAACCAGCAATGGAGCCTCAGCTGA